One Nocardia iowensis DNA window includes the following coding sequences:
- a CDS encoding carbamoyltransferase family protein: protein MTKKTWVAGLNHGAHDSAAALLCDGVLVAATEQERFTRRKRAIDQPPVDALAWCLEHAGITLADLDAVALGSDLDVLGAWMGLSPEQRRAELPLDDPDRLFPTELFGSEQRPPVIPVRHHLAHAASCFWPSGFEEAAILVLDNRGEDSATTLAYGTRDGIQTLVSYPVEHSLGLFYRIATQYVGLYSKDGNAGKLMGLASYGKPRYPVALRHSADGPIWDGVPAATASGRELPPQRTQQLLSYFAEHAYPYAIGLSDDITAYVDFAASVQSAVEETILGLAAELRDRTGSRNICLAGGVALNCTANGRLAGSGLFDNVFVQPMAHDAGVGLGAAYEVARQIAADDFAPQRMTHALWGPEFSDDQIAAALAARGLDARRLDEDELVSQVARIVSAGGVAGWHQGRSEVGPRALGGRSLIGDPRRRETLVRLNQVKNREMWRPLAPSVLATSFDKYFTGTPNPFMIMAASVREEVRSQIPAVVHIDGSARPQVVDEADQPRYAALLRAFETETGIPVLVNTSYNTAGMPLVNRPEESIDVFMNTDLDALAIGSYLVTRR, encoded by the coding sequence ATGACGAAAAAGACCTGGGTCGCCGGGCTCAACCACGGCGCACACGATTCGGCCGCTGCCCTGCTCTGCGACGGCGTCCTGGTAGCGGCGACCGAACAGGAACGATTCACCCGGCGCAAACGGGCCATCGATCAGCCGCCGGTGGATGCGCTGGCCTGGTGCCTCGAGCACGCCGGGATCACCCTCGCCGACCTCGACGCGGTCGCCTTGGGAAGCGATCTGGACGTTCTCGGCGCCTGGATGGGCCTGAGCCCGGAGCAGCGTCGCGCCGAACTGCCGCTGGACGACCCGGACCGGCTCTTCCCGACGGAGCTGTTCGGCTCCGAGCAGCGGCCGCCGGTGATTCCGGTCCGCCACCACCTCGCCCACGCAGCCAGTTGCTTCTGGCCGAGCGGTTTCGAGGAAGCCGCGATCTTGGTCCTGGACAATCGCGGCGAGGACTCGGCGACCACGCTGGCGTACGGCACCCGCGACGGCATCCAGACGCTGGTGTCCTATCCGGTGGAGCACTCGCTCGGGCTGTTCTACCGAATCGCCACCCAGTACGTCGGGCTGTACAGCAAGGACGGCAACGCGGGAAAGCTGATGGGACTCGCCTCCTACGGTAAGCCTCGCTACCCGGTCGCACTGCGGCACTCGGCCGACGGGCCGATCTGGGATGGAGTGCCCGCGGCCACGGCTTCGGGGCGCGAACTGCCGCCGCAGCGCACCCAACAGTTGCTGTCCTACTTCGCCGAGCACGCCTATCCCTACGCGATCGGGTTGTCCGACGACATCACCGCGTACGTGGACTTCGCGGCTTCGGTGCAGTCGGCGGTGGAGGAGACGATCCTGGGATTGGCCGCCGAGCTGCGCGATCGGACCGGCTCGCGCAACATCTGCCTCGCCGGCGGGGTCGCGCTGAACTGCACCGCCAACGGCCGACTGGCCGGTTCCGGCCTGTTCGACAACGTCTTCGTCCAGCCCATGGCACACGACGCCGGCGTCGGCCTCGGCGCGGCTTACGAGGTCGCCCGTCAGATAGCGGCCGACGATTTCGCTCCCCAGCGGATGACTCATGCGTTGTGGGGCCCGGAATTCTCCGACGACCAGATCGCGGCGGCACTCGCCGCGCGCGGGCTCGACGCGCGGCGGCTGGACGAAGACGAGCTGGTGTCGCAGGTGGCCCGCATCGTGTCGGCCGGCGGGGTGGCGGGCTGGCATCAGGGCCGCAGCGAGGTCGGCCCCCGGGCACTGGGCGGCCGCAGCCTGATCGGCGACCCGCGCCGGCGGGAGACGCTGGTGCGCTTGAACCAGGTCAAGAACCGGGAGATGTGGCGGCCCCTGGCTCCGAGCGTGCTGGCCACCAGTTTCGACAAATACTTCACCGGAACGCCGAACCCGTTCATGATCATGGCCGCCTCGGTGCGGGAGGAGGTCCGGTCGCAGATTCCGGCCGTCGTACACATCGACGGCAGCGCCCGTCCGCAGGTGGTGGACGAGGCCGACCAGCCGCGCTACGCGGCACTGCTGCGGGCCTTCGAAACCGAGACGGGCATCCCCGTGCTGGTCAACACCTCCTACAACACCGCGGGCATGCCGCTGGTGAACCGCCCCGAGGAGTCGATCGATGTGTTCATGAACACCGATCTGGACGCGCTTGCCATCGGGTCCTACCTCGTCACCCGGCGCTGA
- a CDS encoding PIG-L deacetylase family protein: MTSNRDAPVLVFSPHLDDAVLGVGASLAALTEQGRSVVVCTVFAGAPSGPSSAIAAEFHRECGLTQAPVRTRRAEDQDALTELGVKPLYLEFLDALYRRHGDEWLCRRSDSVFDPALPDEPQLATALLNTARAVIREHRPAAVWTCLPTGNHVDHRHTVLTAALACAAEGIDLLLWEPLPYALTTTIHPPGAPGPNPVNPGPRHLARKLSSVARYRSQLNMLFGADWAEQICRYAHHRRRATGAAEPLWRLGERTATTTKDSRRLR, from the coding sequence GTGACCAGCAACCGCGACGCGCCGGTTCTGGTCTTTTCGCCGCATCTGGACGACGCGGTACTCGGTGTCGGCGCTTCCCTGGCCGCACTGACCGAGCAGGGCCGATCGGTCGTGGTATGCACGGTGTTCGCCGGGGCCCCGAGCGGTCCGAGCTCCGCCATCGCCGCCGAATTCCATCGCGAGTGCGGGTTGACCCAGGCGCCGGTGCGAACGCGGCGGGCCGAGGATCAGGACGCATTGACCGAACTCGGCGTCAAGCCACTGTATTTGGAATTCCTGGACGCCTTGTACCGCCGACACGGCGACGAATGGCTGTGCCGCCGTTCGGATTCGGTCTTCGACCCGGCGCTGCCGGACGAACCGCAACTGGCGACGGCACTGCTCAACACCGCGCGTGCGGTGATCCGGGAGCACCGGCCGGCGGCGGTATGGACTTGCCTGCCCACCGGCAATCACGTGGATCACCGCCATACCGTCCTGACCGCGGCCCTGGCGTGCGCGGCCGAAGGCATCGACCTGCTGCTGTGGGAACCGTTGCCCTACGCCCTGACCACGACCATCCACCCACCAGGAGCGCCCGGCCCCAATCCGGTGAACCCGGGCCCGCGACACCTGGCACGCAAATTGTCCAGCGTCGCCCGGTATCGCTCGCAACTGAACATGTTGTTCGGCGCTGACTGGGCCGAACAGATCTGTCGATACGCACACCACCGTCGACGGGCGACCGGTGCCGCCGAACCACTGTGGCGGCTCGGCGAGCGCACCGCAACGACCACCAAGGACTCGAGGAGACTCCGATGA
- a CDS encoding DegT/DnrJ/EryC1/StrS family aminotransferase — MSTDRYFVPYLPTGSTFGQDEIDAVARVLRSGAKLSCGPERDAFEAEFAAYTGARHALSLTNATIALEFATYLLGLQPGDEVIAATQTYQANVTPLLGLPVVVRFCDIDPDTMNISPEAFAALVTERTRAVYLVHHGGNPADLDPIRAIADRHGIAVVEDCAHALGAWYHGRSPGTIGDLGCWSFQSYKNISTLGEGGMLTVSDDRWAEVAGRIRAIEPDADFVPRADPQLGEYRAPADDLERHAKNAYREDCVALRHPGTNSSLCEPAAAVGRVQLAQLDKLVARRREIAEMLDRGLAAVDGIRTQRRVPGIDSAHHLYTCFLDPETGIERDQLIRRLDAAGIQIQLRYFPVHLLPEWRRLGHGVGECPTAERVWFREQINLPIYPQLTDSQVHFMVETMANTLRELA, encoded by the coding sequence ACCTTCGGACAAGATGAGATCGACGCCGTCGCCAGGGTGCTCAGGTCGGGCGCCAAACTTTCCTGCGGCCCGGAACGGGACGCATTCGAGGCCGAGTTCGCCGCCTATACCGGTGCTCGCCACGCGTTGTCGCTGACCAACGCGACGATCGCGCTGGAGTTCGCCACCTATCTGCTCGGACTGCAGCCCGGTGACGAGGTGATCGCGGCGACGCAGACATATCAAGCCAATGTCACTCCGCTGCTCGGGCTTCCGGTGGTGGTGCGGTTCTGCGATATCGATCCCGACACCATGAACATCTCGCCCGAGGCGTTCGCCGCACTGGTGACCGAACGGACCCGGGCGGTGTATCTGGTGCACCACGGCGGGAACCCCGCCGATCTGGATCCGATTCGCGCCATCGCCGATCGGCACGGCATCGCCGTCGTCGAGGACTGTGCCCATGCGCTGGGCGCCTGGTACCACGGTCGGTCGCCGGGCACGATCGGTGATCTCGGGTGCTGGAGTTTCCAGTCGTACAAGAACATCTCCACGCTCGGCGAGGGCGGCATGCTGACAGTGTCCGACGATCGCTGGGCCGAGGTAGCCGGACGAATTCGCGCCATCGAACCGGATGCCGATTTCGTGCCGCGCGCCGATCCGCAGCTGGGTGAGTATCGCGCGCCGGCGGACGATCTCGAGCGGCACGCCAAGAACGCCTATCGGGAAGATTGTGTCGCCCTGCGTCATCCGGGCACCAACTCCAGCTTGTGCGAACCGGCGGCGGCCGTCGGCCGAGTCCAGTTGGCTCAACTGGACAAGCTGGTGGCTCGGCGCCGTGAGATCGCCGAGATGCTCGACCGGGGGCTGGCCGCCGTCGACGGTATCCGCACGCAGCGCCGGGTGCCCGGGATCGACAGCGCGCACCATCTGTACACCTGCTTCCTGGACCCAGAGACCGGAATCGAACGGGACCAACTGATTCGGCGCCTGGACGCGGCCGGGATCCAGATCCAGCTCCGCTACTTCCCGGTGCACCTCCTGCCCGAGTGGCGGCGCCTCGGCCACGGCGTCGGCGAATGCCCTACCGCGGAACGGGTGTGGTTCCGGGAGCAGATCAATCTGCCGATCTACCCCCAGCTCACCGATTCTCAAGTGCATTTCATGGTCGAGACCATGGCGAACACGTTGCGAGAACTGGCGTGA